From one Rosa rugosa chromosome 4, drRosRugo1.1, whole genome shotgun sequence genomic stretch:
- the LOC133741774 gene encoding cyclin-dependent kinase G-2-like, which yields MATGQVDVLRRRDSPKYSRREFGYYKNGFSGVKLSHGRHDGGKFRDEVRDSRRWRGQSNVSESLVETRKTPEKKRKFSPVIWDREEKKLVRVSSKNGAVPVSVVSRSSPLKRSSRSPSSEVHDVVSEGVDRVQLLPERKRKSPFTSTREEKRVRISSKNRFVIVSDGVVSNSPASQTQSHGVEGSEDKPSVADGLVEISQMEAPADLQVRRHSKVQNNLDDKDQTSISLSRWASDTDSPRDDVSCSSTTESGEIRREGSVADWSRTSSSVSGDGGEEISGHVGNAGVDQLYPDSDDENIARIEEPAVPRGRSANMLQGCRSSQEYYTSDQEALGEGTYGVVYRARDEQTGEIVAMKKVKMDKCDEGFPITSLREINILLSCNHPSIVGVKEVVVDKDDDILMVMEYMDYELKFLMESMEQRFSIGEVKYLVKRLLEGVKYLHDNWVLHRDLKTSNMLLNKEGELKICDLGLSRQYGSPLKPYTSNVVTLLYRAPELLLGQKQYSTAIDMWSVGCIMAELLAKEPLFSPKTPTEVHQLDAIFDTLGAPNETDWPGVSKLPVFKAIKIKKGENNLRKKFCGTRFTGSPMLTASGLDLLTKLLTYDPEKRITVDDALSHDWFKDYPEPSPFKPSPSVHDSYILKQQWERQRQERKREESERRRREKRH from the coding sequence ATGGCGACAGGGCAGGTTGATGTTTTGAGAAGAAGGGATTCTCCTAAATACTCCAGGAGAGAATTTGGGTATTATAAGAATGGGTTCTCTGGTGTTAAGCTGAGCCATGGCCGCCATGATGGTGGCAAATTTAGAGATGAAGTTCGCGATTCGCGAAGATGGAGAGGGCAATCAAATGTCTCAGAATCGTTGGTTGAGACCAGAAAAACTccggagaagaagaggaagtttTCTCCTGTTATATGGgacagagaagagaagaaattaGTAAGGGTATCATCGAAGAATGGAGCTGTTCCAGTCTCAGTTGTTTCTCGGTCATCTCCTCTAAAGAGATCATCAAGATCACCATCTAGTGAGGTTCATGATGTTGTCTCCGAAGGAGTCGacagagttcaattgcttcctgagaggaagaggaagtcTCCGTTTACAAGTACCAGGGAAGAGAAGAGAGTAAGGATATCATCAAAGAATAGATTTGTAATTGTTTCCGATGGGGTTGTTTCAAATTCTCCTGCTTCACAGACTCAGTCTCATGGAGTGGAGGGTTCTGAAGATAAACCTTCTGTGGCAGATGGGTTGGTGGAGATTTCTCAAATGGAAGCCCCTGCTGATTTGCAGGTTCGGCGGCATTCCAAGGTACAAAATAACCTGGATGACAAAGACCAGACTAGCATCTCATTGTCAAGATGGGCATCTGACACCGACTCTCCAAGGGATGATGTTAGCTGCAGCTCGACTACTGAAAGTGGCGAAATCCGAAGAGAAGGCTCAGTTGCGGATTGGAGCAGAACTTCTAGCTCTGTCAGTGGAGATGGTGGAGAAGAGATTAGTGGACATGTTGGCAATGCGGGCGTTGATCAGCTGTATCCTGATTCAGATGACGAAAATATTGCTCGGATTGAAGAGCCTGCAGTGCCCAGGGGAAGAAGTGCAAACATGCTTCAGGGTTGCAGAAGTAGTCAGGAGTACTATACTAGTGATCAAGAGGCACTGGGTGAAGGCACTTATGGTGTAGTCTACAGAGCGAGAGATGAACAAACTGGGGAAATTGTAGCCATGAAGAAGGTGAAGATGGATAAGTGCGATGAAGGTTTCCCTATTACATCATTGAGAGAAATAAACATTCTTTTGTCATGTAATCACCCTTCCATTGTGGGTGTGAAGGAAGTTGTTGTGGACAAGGATGATGATATTCTTATGGTTATGGAGTATATGGACTATGAGCTCAAGTTTCTAATGGAATCGATGGAGCAGCGATTTAGTATAGGCGAAGTCAAATACTTGGTGAAAAGGCTGTTGGAGGGTGTAAAGTATCTTCATGACAATTGGGTTCTTCACAGAGATCTGAAAACTTCAAACATGCTTTTGAACAAGGAGGGTGAATTGAAAATATGTGACCTTGGGTTGTCACGCCAGTATGGGAGTCCCCTGAAGCCTTATACTTCCAATGTGGTCACTTTGTTGTACAGGGCACCTGAACTTCTATTAGGTCAAAAGCAGTACTCTACAGCAATTGATATGTGGTCAGTTGGATGTATAATGGCTGAACTTTTGGCCAAAGAACCACTATTCAGTCCGAAAACGCCAACCGAAGTTCATCAGCTCGACGCGATTTTTGATACTCTTGGTGCACCAAACGAGACAGATTGGCCTGGAGTATCCAAATTGCCAGTGTTTAAAGCTATTAAGATTAAAAAAGGGGAGAACAATCTGCGCAAGAAATTTTGTGGGACACGTTTCACAGGATCACCAATGCTTACTGCTTCAGGGTTGGATCTGTTGACAAAACTTTTAACATATGATCCTGAGAAGCGGATAACAGTGGATGATGCTCTTAGCCATGACTGGTTTAAGGACTACCCTGAACCCAGCCCTTTTAAACCTTCTCCTAGTGTTCATGACAGCTACATCCTCAAGCAGCAATGGGAAAGGCAGCGTcaggaaagaaagagagaggaaagtGAGCGTCGTAGAAGGGAGAAAAGGCAttag
- the LOC133707536 gene encoding cyclin-dependent kinase G-2-like, whose protein sequence is MATGRVDVFRRRDSPKYSKRESEYYRNGFSGVKLSHGGDGGVKYRDEVGNSRRSVENGRGPHREGVVELLPEKKRKFSPIIWDKEEKKARALTRSGVVPVSAIAHSSPRKRSSLEVGEVVSDGPASDIQSHGEGVSEFKHENVVPLLSEKKRKSPVTIDREEKKVRISSKNRVVKVVPVISSTSPRPAQTNGVASKSPASEIQPQGVEVSEAEPSVADGLVEISHLEPPADVHTPLCKSEAQSNLNDNDQTRISLSRWASDTDSPMDDRSCNSTPESGEIRREDSVGPRSRTSSSHEESDSVTGEEIGGVGGNASGCQLYPDSEDDECLPQIEEPVVPRGRSTNMLQGCRSVAEFTKLDGMLGEGTYGVVYRARDKQTGEIVAIKKVKMDKSNEGFPITSLREINILLSCNHPSIVGVKEVVHNGDDIFMVMECMEYELKLLTEATKQPFSIGEVKYLMRSLLEGVKYLHDNWVLHRDLKTSNILLNKEGELKICDFGLSRQYGSPLKPYTSLVVTLWYRAPELLLGQKQYSTAIDMWSVGCIMAELLAKEALFQGKTEVDQLDKIFRTLGTPSETDWPGVSKLPGFKAIQVKQRENLLRKKFSGTCFTGSPMLSASGLDLLTKLLTYDPAKRMTVDDALSHDWFKDYPEPRPFKPSPTVHDRYMTLRQRQEREHVERARRGKR, encoded by the coding sequence ATGGCGACAGGGAGAGTTGACGTTTTTAGAAGAAGGGATTCTCCTAAGTACTCCAAAAGAGAATCTGAGTATTATAGGAACGGGTTCTCTGGTGTTAAGCTGAGCCATGGCGGTGATGGGGGTGTCAAATATAGGGATGAAGTTGGCAATTCAAGGAGGTCGGTTGAGAATGGAAGGGGTCCTCATCGGGAAGGGGTGGTTGAGTTACTTcctgagaagaagaggaagtttTCGCCCATTATATGGgataaagaagagaagaaagcgAGGGCATTAACAAGGAGTGGGGTTGTTCCTGTCTCGGCCATTGCTCATTCATCACCTCGGAAGAGATCATCTTTGGAGGTCGGTGAGGTTGTCTCTGATGGTCCTGCTTCAGATATTCAGTCTCATGGAGAGGGGGTTTCTGAATTCAAGCATGAAAATGTGGTTCCGTTACTCTCCGAAAAGAAGAGGAAGTCTCCTGTTACAATTgacagagaagagaagaaagtgAGGATATCATCAAAGAACAGAGTTGTTAAAGTTGTTCCAGTCATTTCTTCTACATCTCCTCGTCCTGCTCAAACCAATGGGGTTGCTTCAAAGTCTCCTGCCTCAGAGATTCAGCCTCAGGGAGTGGAGGTGTCTGAAGCTGAACCTTCTGTGGCTGATGGGCTGGTGGAGATTTCTCATTTGGAACCTCCCGCTGATGTGCATACTCCACTATGCAAATCCGAGGCACAGAGTAACCTGAATGACAATGACCAGACTAGGATCTCATTGTCAAGATGGGCATCTGACACTGATTCTCCGATGGATGATCGCAGCTGCAACTCAACTCCAGAAAGTGGCGAAATCCGAAGAGAAGACTCAGTTGGGCCTAGGAGCAGAACTTCTAGCTCTCATGAAGAAAGCGACTCTGTCACTGGAGAAGAGATTGGTGGAGTTGGTGGGAATGCAAGTGGTTGCCAGCTGTATCCTGACTCAGAGGATGATGAATGTCTTCCTCAGATTGAAGAGCCTGTGGTGCCAAGAGGAAGAAGTACAAACATGCTTCAGGGATGCAGAAGTGTGGCCGAGTTTACTAAACTAGATGGGATGCTGGGTGAAGGCACTTATGGTGTTGTCTACAGAGCGAGAGATAAACAAACCGGAGAAATTGTAGCCATTAAGAAGGTGAAGATGGATAAGTCCAATGAAGGTTTCCCTATTACATCATTGAGAGAAATAAACATTCTTTTGTCTTGTAATCACCCTTCCATTGTGGGTGTGAAGGAAGTTGTTCACAACGGTGATGATATTTTTATGGTTATGGAGTGTATGGAATATGAGCTCAAGCTTCTAACGGAGGCGACAAAACAGCCATTTAGTATAGGTGAAGTTAAATACTTGATGAGAAGTCTGTTGGAGGGTGTGAAGTATCTTCATGACAATTGGGTTCTTCACAGAGATCTGAAAACTTCAAATATTCTTTTAAACAAGGAGGGTGAATTGAAAATATGTGACTTTGGTTTGTCACGCCAGTATGGGAGTCCCCTGAAGCCATATACTTCCCTAGTGGTCACGTTGTGGTACAGGGCACCTGAACTTCTATTAGGTCAAAAGCAGTATTCTACAGCAATTGATATGTGGTCAGTTGGATGTATAATGGCTGAACTTTTGGCCAAGGAAGCACTATTTCAAGGGAAAACCGAAGTTGATCAGCTTGACAAGATTTTCAGAACCCTTGGTACACCAAGTGAGACAGATTGGCCTGGGGTATCCAAATTGCCAGGCTTCAAAGCTATTCAGGTTAAACAACGGGAGAACCTTTTGCGCAAGAAATTTTCTGGGACATGCTTCACAGGATCCCCAATGCTCTCTGCTTCAGGGTTGGATTTGTTGACAAAACTTTTAACATACGACCCTGCAAAGCGGATGACAGTGGATGATGCTCTTAGCCATGACTGGTTTAAAGACTATCCCGAACCCAGACCTTTCAAGCCTTCGCCTACTGTGCATGACAGGTACATGACCCTCAGGCAGCGTCAGGAAAGGGAGCATGTGGAAAGGGCGCGTCGTGGAAagcgttaa
- the LOC133707537 gene encoding uncharacterized protein LOC133707537, with protein sequence MAIPESQETIIPLIDTSETQTKTEPDDDTHLDHTLYRFETFLRLFGFCQYSFWSFSLSWLAFLLVGVALPVLLIEIFQCANCDKYQIKSFELEILVSESLVAASSLLCISHNLRKYGVRRFLFVDRYHGHMTQFHDEYIRKINDFFRLLSVWLLPCFLLKTAREITRVIYVPQDSLWKSVAVLLAFLVSWMYSNVIFLSGSCLFNLVCNLQVIHFENYGKLLEMDIDVSAYVEEHICLTHYLSKISHRFRIYLLLQLLLVTASQFVALLESTENSKVITLINGGDFVVSSIVELVGIIICLQAAAKISHRAQGLASVASRWHALITCSSGDASQLGIDNDTENLGSSYPAGSLPINYSETDLESIDYVPVPTNTQLASYMSLYHKRQAFVTYMQSNPGGATIYGWRIDRALINTIFFVELSLVLFVLGKTITFTTK encoded by the exons ATGGCAATCCCAGAATCACAAGAAACCATAATCCCACTGATAGACACATCagaaacacaaacaaaaacagaaccAGATGATGATACCCATCTTGATCACACTCTCTACCGCTTTGAGACCTTTCTCAGGCTCTTTGGCTTCTGCCAGTATTCCTTTTGGAGCTTCAGTCTCTCATGGCTTGCATTCCTTCTCGTGGGTGTTGCACTGCCAGTGCTACTTATTGAGATCTTTCAATGTGCCAATTGTGATAAGTATCAGATCAAAAGTTTTGAGCTTGAGATTCTGGTTAGCGAGTCTCTTGTGGCTGCAAGttctttgctttgtatttctcACAACCTCCGCAAGTATGGAGTAAGAAGGTTCTTGTTTGTGGATAGGTATCATGGCCATATGACTCAGTTCCATGATGAATATATACGAAAGATCAAT GATTTCTTTCGCTTGCTGTCAGTGTGGCTACTACCTTGCTTCCTTCTGAAGACTGCTCGTGAAATAACTCGAGTCATTTATGTCCCTCAAGATTCATTGTGGAAATCTGTTGCTGTTTTACTTGCTTTCCTTGTGTCGTGGATGTATTCAAATGTAATATTCCTATCAGGCAGTTGTTTGTTCAATTTGGTATGCAATTTGCAAGTCATACACTTTGAGAACTATGGGAAGCTCTTAGAAATGGATATAGATGTTTCTGCATACGTTGAGGAACACATTTGTCTAACGCATTATCTGTCCAAGATTAGCCACAGATTCCGaatctatcttcttcttcaactcttACTAGTCACAGCTAGCCAGTTTGTGGCTCTTTTGGAGAGCACTGAAAACAGCAAAGTCATCACTCTCATCAATGGAGGAGACTTTGTA GTCTCCTCTATTGTTGAGCTTGTTGGAATAATCATATGCCTACAAGCAGCTGCAAAGATTTCACATAGAGCTCAAGGGCTTGCATCAGTAGCTAGCAGATGGCACGCTTTGATCACGTGCAGCTCCGGTGATGCTTCCCAATTGGGAATTGACAATGATACAGAAAACTTGGGGAGTTCTTATCCAGCTGGTTCATTGCCCATAAACTACTCAGAAACTGATCTGGAATCTATTGATTATGTACCAGTGCCTACAAATACACAACTAGCTTCATACATGTCCTTGTATCACAAAAGACAAGCTTTTG TCACTTATATGCAGTCCAACCCCGGTGGGGCTACTATATACGGATGGAGGATTGATCGGGCACTGATTAATACTATCTTCTTTGTTGAGCTCTCACTCGTTCTTTTTGTGCTTGGGAAGACGATAACCTTCACCACTAAATGA
- the LOC133746211 gene encoding 4-coumarate--CoA ligase-like 9, translated as MAEPTANLPPPINPKSGFCSETKTFHSLRPIVPLPPLSQPLSLAHYTLSLLQSSSATPPSTPVLIDASSSARHLSYSDFLSQFHSLTLSLSPLLSKSQVAYILSPPSLHVPLLYFSLLALGVVVSPANPLSSHDEIAYQLRLTNPALAFATSATAHKLPKGFKTILLDSPEFYSMIQPPGTRPSAPPCHPVEVNQTDTAAILYSSGTTGRVKGVVLSHRNFIALIAGMHALRMEPDPDEQPVSMLTLPLFHVFGFFMLIRAVSSGETLVLTERFDFEGMLKAVERFKVTHMPVSPPLIVALTKSELTKKYDLSSLRLLGSGGAPLGKDVAERFIQKFPNVEIVQGYGLTESGGGASRTADAEEAKQYASVGRLAENMEAKIVDPETGEALPPGQRGELWLRGPTIMKGYVGDDKATAETLDKDGWLKTGDLCYFDDEGFLYIVDRLKELIKYKAYQVPPAELEHILQSHPDIADVAVIPYPDEEAGQIPMAYVVRKPGSNITESIVMDFVAKQVAPYKKIRRVSFINSIPKSPAGKIMRRELVTLALSSGSSKL; from the exons ATGGCCGAGCCAACAGCGAACCTCCCCCCTCCGATCAACCCCAAGTCCGGCTTCTGCTCCGAAACCAAAACCTTCCACTCCCTCCGCCCCATAGTCCCTCTCCCGCCTCTCTCCCAGCCCCTCTCCCTCGCCCACTACACCCTCTCCCTCCTCCAATCATCCTCCGCCACTCCTCCATCCACCCCCGTCCTCATCGACGCCTCCTCCTCCGCCCGCCACCTCTCCTACTCCGACTTCCTCTCCCAGTTCCACTCcctcactctctccctctccccccTCCTCTCCAAATCCCAAGTCGCTTACATCCTCTCCCCTCCTTCCCTCCACGTCCCCCTCCTCTACTTCTCCCTCCTCGCCTTAGGCGTCGTCGTCTCCCCCGCCAACCCCCTCAGCTCCCACGACGAGATCGCCTACCAGCTCCGACTCACCAACCCCGCCCTCGCCTTCGCCACCTCAGCCACCGCTCACAAGCTCCCCAAGGGCTTCAAAACCATCCTCCTCGACTCCCCCGAGTTCTACTCCATGATCCAACCCCCCGGCACCCGACCCTCCGCACCACCCTGTCACCCGGTCGAGGTTAACCAGACCGACACGGCCGCCATTCTGTACTCGTCCGGCACCACGGGCCGGGTCAAGGGCGTGGTTCTGTCTCACCGGAACTTCATAGCCTTGATCGCCGGGATGCACGCCCTCCGGATGGAACCCGACCCGGACGAGCAACCGGTGTCGATGCTCACGCTGCCGCTGTTCCACGTGTTCGGGTTCTTCATGCTGATCCGGGCCGTTTCCTCCGGCGAGACTCTGGTTCTGACGGAGCGGTTCGATTTCGAAGGGATGTTGAAGGCCGTGGAGAGGTTCAAGGTGACGCACATGCCGGTGTCGCCGCCGCTGATTGTGGCTCTGACCAAGTCCGAGCTGACTAAGAAATACGACCTCAGCTCGCTCAGGCTTCTCGGCAGCGGCGGAGCTCCGCTCGGCAAAGATGTAGCTGAGAGGTTCATTCAGAAATTTCCCAATGTGGAAATAGTGCAG GGATATGGTTTGACTGAATCTGGAGGAGGGGCTTCGAGAACGGCAGATGCTGAAGAGGCAAAGCAGTATGCTTCTGTAGGCCGCTTGGCTGAAAATATGGAAGCCAAGATCGTTGACCCAGAAACTGGAGAGGCCTTGCCCCCTGGCCAGAGGGGCGAGCTGTGGTTGCGAGGTCCTACAATAATGAAGG GTTATGTAGGAGATGACAAGGCAACTGCTGAGACCTTGGATAAAGACGGGTGGTTAAAGACTGGTGATCTTTGTTATTTTGACGACGAGGGGTTCTTGTACATTGTGGACAGGTTAAAGGAATTGATAAAGTACAAGGCTTATCAG GTACCCCCAGCTGAGTTGGAACATATACTTCAATCACATCCTGACATTGCTGATGTTGCTGTGATTCC ATACCCTGATGAAGAAGCAGGGCAGATTCCCATGGCCTATGTTGTTAGAAAACCAGGAAGCAATATCACCGAGTCTATAGTAATGGATTTTGTTGCAAAACAA GTTGCACCATACAAGAAGATTCGGCGTGTATCATTCATCAACTCTATTCCAAAATCTCCAGCAGGGAAGATTATGAGAAGGGAGCTAGTTACCCTTGCGCTATCTAGTGGCTCATCTAAACTATGA
- the LOC133746124 gene encoding uncharacterized protein LOC133746124 translates to MPRTTTLECPGCSPLRALTFDELGLIKVTEARSKQGGAPKMVERWGDPDASKCVLAASMDDRKFDPLLAVARKNGTIEVLNPLNGDLHFSVSNVSENGVQPGEDAVSGLHLFAKQNLELASRSCTLLTCTTKGNASIRSYEVTKSAADVTSTGSSRTWNVCAGGDILCSKVDGSESYSLFGGKRVEMNVWDLENCAKIWTAKSPPKNSLGIFTPTWFTSATYLSKDDHRKFVAGTNSHEVRLYDISAQRRPVITVNFRETPIKAVAEDLDGYTIYIGNGSGDLASVDMRTGKLLGCFLGKCSGSIRSIARHPEFPVIASCGLDSYLRVWNVKTRELLSAVFLKQHLTNVLFDSNFADEEPKVTLPAADRLHEEEHVAPGTPCEDDGETLPVKKKKSREKKRSKKEAKAESGNKEVSEENGGKKSKSKKSSKRLKRENLDDEL, encoded by the exons ATGCCTCGCACCACCACACTGGAGTGCCCCGGTTGCTCTCCACTTCGGGCCTTGACCTTCGACGAGCTTGGTCTCATTAAAG TTACTGAAGCTCGGAGTAAGCAAGGAGGAGCTCCCAAGATGGTAGAGAGATGGGGTGACCCGGATGCCTCGAAATGCGTGCTCGCCGCCTCCATGGATGACCGGAAGTTCGACCCG TTACTAGCTGTTGCGAGAAAGAATGGCACG ATTGAGGTTCTTAATCCTCTTAATGGTGATCTCCATTTTTCGGTTTCCAATGTCAGTGAAAATGGTGTTCAGCCTGGAGAGGATGCTGTTTCTGGGTTGCATTTATTTGCGAAACAAAATTTGGAACTAGCTTCTAG GTCTTGCACTTTGCTCACATGTACAACGAAAGGAAATGCAAGCATCAGATCTTATGAAGTGACTAAATCAGCTGCAGATGTCACCTCTACTGGATCTTCAAGAACATGGAATGTATGTGCTGGTGGTGATATCTTATGTTCTAAAGTAGACGGTAGTGAAAGCTATTCTTTGTTCGGCGG GAAGCGCGTTGAAATGAATGTATGGGATCTTGAAAACTGTGCCAAGATTTGGACAGCAAAATCT CCTCCTAAAAACAGCCTTGGTATATTTACCCCAACTTGGTTCACATCTGCCACGTATTTGAGTAAAGATGATCATCGCAAATTTGTGGCCGGCACCAACAGCCATGAG GTTCGTCTCTATGACATTTCTGCTCAGCGGAGACCTGTCATAACAGTTAATTTCCGGGAGACCCCTATCAAAGCTGTAGCAGAGGATTTGGATGGCTATACAATCTATATAGGGAATGGATCTGGTGATCTTGCTTCTGTAGATATGCGTACAG GGAAATTGCTAGGATGCTTTTTGGGAAAATGCTCTGGTAGTATAAGATCCATAGCCAGGCACCCAGAATTTCCAGTCATAGCATCATGTG GATTGGATAGTTATCTACGCGTTTGGAATGTAAAGACACGGGAACTACTCTCTGCG GTTTTCCTGAAGCAGCATCTAACAAACGTTCTTTTTGATTCAAATTTTGCTGATGAAG AACCCAAAGTTACCCTTCCTGCAGCGGATCGATTGCATGAGGAAGAGCATGTTGCACCTGGGACTCCTTGTGAAGATGATGGTGAAACATTACccgtgaaaaagaaaaaatctagagaaaagaaaagaagcaagAAGGAAGCAAAAGCAGAGAGTGGAAACAAGGAAGTTTCCGAAGAAAATGGAGGCAAGAAGTCAAAATCCAAGAAAAGCAGCAAAAGATTAAAACGGGAAAATCTTGATGACGAATTATGA
- the LOC133746125 gene encoding mitochondrial pyruvate carrier 1, whose amino-acid sequence MASFRAFWNSPIGPKTTHFWGPVANWGFVAAGLADMSKPPEKISGNMTAAMCVYSALFMRFAWMVQPRNYLLLACHVSNETVQLYQLSRWAKGQGYLPQKKDEAATQ is encoded by the exons ATGGCTTCGTTCAGAGCATTCTGGAATAGTCCGATTGGTCCGAAAACCACTCACTTTTGGGGACCTGTTGCAAACTGGGGGTTTGTTGCCGCT GGACTGGCAGATATGAGTAAACCCCCAGAAAAAATTTCTGGAAACATGACAGCAG CAATGTGCGTTTATTCAGCATTATTTATGAGGTTTGCATGGATGGTACAGCCTCGTAACTACCTACTTTTGGCGTGCCATGTCTCGAATGAGACTGTCCAACTCTATCAACTCTCCCGCTGGGCGAAGGGTCAGGG GTATTTGCCCCAGAAGAAGGATGAAGCTGCCACCCAATAA